CAATCCGTGAAGCGTTGGACGAGGCTGGTTTTGAGCATATTCCGATCATGTCCTATGCGGTGAAATACGCTTCTGCCTTCTACGGGCCGTTCCGCGATGCGGCAGGCTCCACTCCACAATTCGGCGATCGCAAAAGCTACCAAATGGACGCGGCCAATGCACGTGAAGGTCTGCGCGAGGCAGCTTCCGATGTAAAAGAAGGCGCGGACTTCTTGATCGTCAAGCCAGGTCTTGCCTTCATGGACATGGTTCTTCGTCTGCGTGAGAACTTCAACCTGCCGATCGTGGCTTACAATGTGAGTGCCGAGTATTCCATGGTAAAAGCGGCAGCTTTGAATGGCTGGATCGATGAAGAGCGTATCGTTATGGAAACATTGGTTGGCTTCAAACGCGCAGGTGCAGATATGATCATTACGTACCACGCAAAAGATGTTGCAAAATGGCTGGCGAGGTGAGCACGAGATGAATAGAGAAAAATCTACTCAGTTATTTGCAGAAGCACAGCATTACATACCAGGCGGAGTAAACAGTCCGGTTCGTGCCTTTAAAAGCGTGGGAGGCAATCCTGTTTACATCGAGAAAGGAGAAGGCTCCCGCATTTTTGATGTAGATGGAAACAGCTACATTGACTACATCGGCTCGTGGGGTCCGTTGATCTTGGGTCATGCGCACCCGCGTGTCCTTGCAGCGATTACGGAAGTAGCTGCGCTTGGAACCAGCTTTGGTGCACCGACTGAGCGGGAAACAGAAATGGCAAAGCTCGTTTGTGAGATCGTGCCATCTGTCGAAGTCGTGCGCATGGTGAACTCCGGTACAGAGGCGACGATGAGCGCTCTGCGCCTCGCGCGTGGCTATACCCGACGCAACAAAATCATGAAGTTCGAAGGCTGCTACCACGGTCATGCCGATAGCCTGTTGATCAAAGCTGGTTCCGGTGTGGCTACATTAGGCCTTCCAGACAGCCCAGGCGTACCAGAAGGAACAGCACACAACACGATTACGGTTCCTTACAATGATCTGGAAAGCGTCAAACTGGCATTTGAAGCGTTTGGCGATGATCTGGCAGCAGTTATTGTGGAGCCAATCGGCGGCAACATGGGGGTTGTTCCTCCACAGCCAGGCTTCCTCGAAGGGCTTCGTGAAATTACGGAGAAACATGGGACACTGCTCATTTTCGATGAAGTCATGACTGGCTTCCGTGTAGCATTGGGCGGTGCACAAGAGCTGTACGGCATTACTCCTGATTTGACAACGATGGGGAAAGTCATCGGCGGTGGCTTGCCAGTAGGTGCATACGGCGGCAAACGGGAGATCATGCAGCAAGTGGCTCCAGCAGGGCCAATCTATCAGGCAGGGACGCTGTCAGGAAATCCTTTGGCGATGGCTGCTGGTTTGACTACCTTGCAAGAGCTCAGCAAACCAGGTGCTTACGAGCGCTTGGAGAAGATGTCCGCTCGTTTGGCTGAAGGCTTAGCTGACAATGCTAAGAAGCTGGGCATTCCGCACACGCTCAATCGCGTAGGCTCCATGGTTTGCCTGTTCTTCACAGAGACGCCGGTGATCAACTATGAAACAGCGAAAACATCCGATCTGGAGCGTTTCTCAGCATACTTTAGCTATCTGCTGGAGGAAGGCGTCATGATCCCGCCGTCCCAGTTTGAGGGTATGTTCGTTTCCTTGGCTCATACGGATGAAGATATCGAACGGACGATTGAAGCAAGCTACCAAGCGATGAAAAAAGCGTTTAAATAAAGAATGAAAAGAAGAAAGCACTTCCTTGCTAATGCGGGAGGTGCTTTTTTTGACTTTCAGCAGGATTTTTCTATCTCCTGTCAAAATACGAAGGAAAATGCCGATGAATGAGGTGGAGAGATGGAAGGGACGATTGTTCACGTACCGCAAAAGTATCTAGTTGGGCTTAGCTTCTCCGGTTCTTTTCCGATGCTTGTCGAATACATGCCCAAACTATGGGAGACTTTTTTGACGCGTCAGGATGAGATTCCTCTCGCGATTTCACCAGATGTACGTTACGACATCAGCGACGAGAATCGGACGCACCAAATGTATACCGAGTACATTGTGGTAGAGGTAGAGCGTTTTGAGCATATCCCTGAGGGCATGGTGGGGTTCACCATCCCAACGAAAACATACGCTCGTTTTACTCATACAGGACCGATGGAACAGGTCCAAAACACATACCACAGTCTGTTTGGCTGGCTCAACGAGAATGGTCATCAAGTGGACGAGCAAGCTCTTCGCATGGAACGCTACGACCAGCGGTACGTTCCCTCTGTGCATGAGTCTGCTCGCGTCGACAATGCGTATGAAATTTTTATCCCGCTTCGGTAAAAAACAAGTGAACAACACCTGCTTTGCACGAGCAAGAGGTGTTGTTTTTGATGTCAATCCATTTGCTTGTCCAAGAAGCTTGCCAGTTCACCCATGACAGACTGAAGCACTTGAAGGGAATCATCGACGCAGAGATCGACATCAAGGGAGTGCTTGGCGTTTTGCGGGAGATGGAGCTGGATGTTCGGTTTGGATGTGGCAAGCTGATCAACCACACCCTGATTATAGTAATGGTCGGCAGTGCCTGAGACGAGAAATATTTGTTGGGTAAGATTCAGTAATTCCGCATGAAACACATCCTCAGCCAGCAATGGAGTCAACAGGATAGCAGATGAACGGGCAAAACGAGATTCCTTGAGCAATCCGCATGTTATCGGCACCGTACCGAGTGACTTCCCGAGGAAGAAAACTCGTTCATACTCGTGAACATCCAGCACACGTGAAACAACGGTTTGCATCTCCTCGCTGATCCAAGCACTTCGTTCACCGAATGAGCGATTCCACAAATCCGTATTTTCTCGCCCGTAATTTGCAAGTACATGGACCAGATCGATCTGTTTGTTTAAAAAAAGCATGGTAGAATAATACAGATACGGCCTGTCGAACGAATAGCTGGCTCCGGGAAAGAAAAAACAGACGGAGCGAGATGGCGTCTGATTTGCCTGAATGTGCGTGTACGTCATTTCTCTGCCGTCCCTGACGATCACGGAACCTGTTTTTGGGTATACCATCTACTAGCTGCACCTCTTTCATGTTCTTTGGAACAAGGGTTATTTTCCAATCCTAAGGGTCAGTAGCACTTCTTGACAAGAAGTAAACAAACAATAAAGGAGTATGACCGATGAAAAAGGAAGTCCAACTAAGTAACGGCATCAAAATAGCCTATGTAGAAGAAGGAACGGGGGATTCGCTTGTTTTGATCCACGGTTTTTGCGGGAGCTCAGCTTACTGGCATAAGCTAGTGCCGCTCTTGTCTAAAACGCATCGTGTCATTGCGATCGATTTGCGTGGTCATGGAGACAGCTCGGCGCCTGATGAACCGTATTCGATCGAGCGCTTTGCAGACGATCTGGCTTTGCTTGTAGAGGAGCTTGGTTTAGCGAAGATTCATCTGTTTGGACATTCGCTCGGTGGCTATGTGACCTTGGCATTTGCAAATCAATACGCGGACAAACTGGCGAGCTTTGGCTTGGTCCATTCGACGCCATATCCGGATGACGACGCTGCCAAAGCCAATCGGGATAAAGGCGCAGACAACATCCGCCAAAATGGAATGGAGCCGTTTATCAAAGCCCTCGTACCGAAGCTGTTCGCACCTTCCCATATCGACACGATGAGAGAAGAAGTCCAGCTGGCAAAAGAAATTGGCTTTGCGACGAGCCCGGTTGGAGCCGTCCAAACATTAATCGCTATGCGTGATCGAGTGGATCGCAATCATGTGCTGCAAGAAACGACATTACCTGTGCTATTAGTCGCAGGAACAGAGGACCAGATCATTCCTGCTGAAAAAACTTTTACAGTAGATAAAAATAACGTCGAACAAGTGCTGTTGCCTGATGCTGGGCATATGGGCATGGTTGAATCGCCAGAGAAAATGGCTGAAGCCTTCAAGAGCTTTCTAAACAGAAACTAAACAAATATCACACCATAGTCCTAGCAGATTTTGCTATAATGAAAACGTTATCCTATTTATTTATACATAGACGAGAGGGGAAATTATCATGAAAAAGGCACGTCGGATTACGATGACGGCGTTTGCATCTATCGTATTTGCATCGCTGATGTCTTCCTCAGCATTTGCAGCACCCTTGCATCCCGTTCAGCATGTTGACTGGATGGTGAAAAAGGCAATTGTATCAGCGGGTCAAAATGGCGATCTTGCTTTGGATCGTGCCGTGACTCTCGCAGAAGCGACTGTTGTTTTCTCCAAATTGAAAGAGGTAAAAGTGGGAGCTGCCGCTAAAGGTGCTCATTGGTCTACCCCTTACTTCGACTGGGCAAAGAGCAAAGGTGCTCTTACTCAAGATGACTATAAAAACCCTGCGCAAGCGGTAACATCTGCGAAGCTTACACAAATGGCTGACAAACTGGGCTACAAAGTGAAGCTCGACAACAAGGCGACTGTCACGCGCGGTGAATTTTTCCAGGCATTGGGTGATGCGGCTACCACACATGTAACGATTGCCCATACCAACGATACACACGGTCATATTCAAGAAGACAAGAACCAAAAAGAATTCGGCTTTGCTAAAATCGCAACCTTGCTCAAGGAATGGCGTGCAGAGAACGAAAACTTCTTGCTCTTGGACGCTGGTGATACCTTCCAAGGTACCGTTTTCGTGAACCAATTCAAAGGCGAATCTGTTGTTCCGATCCTCAACAGCCTTGACTACAACGTAATGGCTGCAGGTAACCACGAGTTTGACTTCGGCTATGAGCAACTGCTCAAGCTGCGTGACATGCTCGAGCATCCAGTTATCTCTGCTAACGTATTTAAGTCAGATGGAAAAGAATTGCTGCCACCTGTTTTCAAAGCAGAGATTGGCGGGAAGAAATTCGCCTTTGTTGGTTTCGTAGCGGAAGACACACCTGTATTGACTCACCCTGACAACGTAAAAGGGCTGACATTCAAAAACCCGGTAGAAGTGGCAAAAGCACTTGTACCTGAGCTGAAAAAAGAAGCAGATCACGTGATTGTTGTTTCCCATATCGGCGTGAACGTAGACCGTGAAATCGCGAAAAACGTTCCTGGTATTGACCTGATCGTTGGTGGTCACTCCCATACTCCGCTGAAAGAACCTGAACTCGTAAACGGCACATATATCGTACAAGACTGGGAGTACGGTAAGTCTCTCGGACGCGCTGACCTCTACTACCTCGGAAAAGAACTGGTAGCATTCAGCGGCGGTTTGAAAGAGTACGATGAAGCAGTTGTGGCTGATCCAGATGTAGATAAGATGGTTAAAGAAATCGTGAGCAAAATCGATACGGTTATGAATGTTGTCATTGCGAAATCCGAAGTGCCACTCGATGGTGACCGTGCACTGGTACGTACGAAAGAAACAAACGTTGGTAACCTGATCACAGATATCATGCTGGAGCGCACGAAGTCCATCAAAGGCTATGAGGCAGATGTAGCACTGGCGAACGGCGGCGGAATTCGTACACAGCTGCCAGCCGGCGATATCACGAAAAAAGGTCTGTACACGCTCCTGCCATTCGAGAACAATACATTGGCAGTCGTAGAAGTAACAGGCGAAGAGCTGAAGCAAGCCCTCGAAAACGGCGTGAGCAAGGTAGAAGAGGGAGCGGGACGCTTCCCTCAAGTGAGCGGCATGAGCTTCACGTACAACCCATCCAAGCCAGCTGGTGAGCGCGTAGTAGAAGTAAAAGTTGGCGACAAGCCGCTTGACCTGACGAAAACGTATAAATTGGCAACGATCGACTTCCTGGCAGCAGGTGGAGATGGTTACGAATCGTTGAAAAAGCCATTCTTCAACACAGGCCTGTCCATGTACAGCATTGTGGAGGAAGGTCTGGTCAAGCGTAAAACTGTCAATCCAAAAGTAGAAGACCGCATTGTTGAAGTGAAAAAATAAGGTTTGACCGGACAGGGGTGGAGAAAAACCTCCCTGTCCGTCTTTTATTATGAAGTACCTTGCAATATAGAGTAGCCATTTGGTAAGCTTTTACATGGGTGATGTTGATGAACGTACAGTTTAAAAAAGGGGTTCTGGAGCTGTGTGTTCTCGTCTTGACAGCTAAGCAGGACAGATACGGATACGAACTAGTTGCGAGCATCTCTGAAAAATTCCATATCTCTGAAGGAACAGTTTACCCCTTGCTTCGCCGATTGACCCAGGAAGGATTTTTTACGACCTATTTGGCGGAATCACAAGAGGGACCCCCACGGAAATATTACCAGCTGACAAATCGCGGACGTCAATACATGAATGACCTTATCTTGGAGTGGCGAATATTTAACCGCGGGGTAAATGAGATCATAGAGGAGGGACTCGGATATGACAAGGCGTGAGTTTATGGATGAGTTAAATGCATTACTTAGCGCTTTGCCCGATAAAGAACGCTTAGACATCCTTGCCGATTATACAGAGCATTTTCTCTCGGGTATGAATCAAGGGAAGACGGAGCACGAAATTGCGGAAGGATTGGGAAGTCCGAAGCTAGTGGCACGCGAGCTTTTGGCTGGCTACCGAATTGATCAAGCTCAGTCCACCGCATCGGTAGGGAATATGACGAGAGCGATTGTCGCGACGATCAGCTTGGGTTTTTTCAATCTCGTCTTTGTTTTGGGGCCATTTCTAGGCCTGATCGGTATACTGATGGGGTTGTATGCGATGACTGCGGCACTGTTGGTCGCGCCAGTCGGAATATTCTTGGATTACGGGATTCCTGCTCCATCTCAAGAGCGACTTTTCTTGTTATTCTCCAGCATGGTTTCCGTAGGCTTGGGCGGTATGCTTGCCATCGGCTTGCTGCGATTGACAAAATGGCTGTATCGCCAGTTCTTGCGTTATCTCCAGTTCAACGTGAAGATGATCAGGGGGAAATAAGATGCGAAATTTAGGGAAAAGACTCTTTGGCATAAGTCTTCTTTTATTCATCATCGGTGTATGTGGAATCATCTGGCTCTTTACGAAGCAAGAAAATTTCTCCTTTTCGTTAAAACAAGTGAATGAAGAGCGCGTGATCGAACAAGAGGTCAAAGCGATTGAGGTGCGGACGGAAGCGTCTGATGTGGAAATCTTGGCAAGCAAGCAACCAAAAGCGAGCGTACGGATGGTCGGGGAAGTATCTGAACAACAACAGGAGCGACTGGAGTTTCGGAGTGTAATCTCACCAGATGGTACGCTGCTCGTAGAACTGCGTGAACGCCCTCACGTCAATATGTTTTATCCTCGCAATGGGAAGGTAAAGCTGGAGCTCTTCCTGCCGGAAAAGGTGTATGAAAAGGTCCAGCTTGAAACGATGACAGGGGATATCAAGAGTGGAATGCTGCATGCAAAGAACACGAAAATATCCACCGGCAATGGAGATGTGAACGTGTCTGGTTATGAAGGAGAAGCGCTTGACGTCCAGACAGCTACAGGAGATATCAATCTGGCGAATGTTCGCTCGGCCGTTGCCATTGTAAGCTCGACTGGCGAGATTGATAAACTGACAATGCCAGAGCTGACCCATGACGTTTCCATCCGAACGGATACGGGGGATATTCGAGTGACAGTAGCCAAGGAGCCTATTGCAGCACAGCTGGATGTGACGACAGATACAGGTTCCATCGAAACCACCTGGTCGAACCTTACCTATGAAAAAGACGAGGAATACAGAGTGAAGGCATCGATTGGAGCAGGTGGACCCAAAATGACTGTACGAAGTTCTACTGGGGATGTTCGCATTCAATAGGAGAAGTTTGGAAACACTGATGGATAGGATTGGAAACGGAAGAAACGAAAAGATTTTGACACAAAAGAGACATTCCTTGTCGAATGACGAATGGTATCATATTGAAGGAAACATAATTGTGCAAAGCGAGGTTTATTCATGACCGCAAAAACTTTTAACGATACGTTTTTGAAAGCATGTCGCGGTGAAGCGACAGAGCATGTTCCGGTTTGGTACATGCGTCAGGCGGGGCGTTATCAGCCAGAATACCGCGCCATCCGCGCGAAGCATAGCTTTTTTGAAATGAATTACATACCGGAAGTTTGTGCGGAAGTGACACGTCTGCCCGTTGAGCAACTGGGTGTTGACGCTGCAATCTTGTTTGCAGACATCATGACGCCACTAAAACCGATTGGCGTAGATGTGAATATCGAATCGGGGATTGGTCCTGTAATCGCAAACCCAATCGAATCCTTGAAGGATGTTGAGCGTCTGCTTGAGCTCGATCCGGAAACACATGTGCCGTACATACTTGAATCCATTAAGATCTTGCGTCAGCAATTATCTGTTCCATTAATCGGTTTCGCAGGAGCACCATTTACACTGGCTAGCTATTTGATCGAAGGCGGCCCTTCCAAGCACTATCATAAGACAAAAGCATTCATGTATACCGAGCCAGTTGCTTGGCAGGCGCTGATGGAAAAACTGGGCGATATGACGATTACCTACCTCAAAGCGCAAATTAAAGCAGGTGCGCAAGCTGTTCAAGTATTTGATTCGTGGGTCGGTGCATTGAATGACGAAGATTACCGCGAGTACATTACACCAGTCATGACCCGTATCTTCAACGCTCTAAAAGATACTGGTGTGCCAACGATCTATTTTGGTATCGGCGCTGGTCATCTTTTGATGGATTGGAACCGCTTGCCTGTTGATGTGGTTGGTCTGGACTGGCGTACTTCGATTACAACTGCTCGTGAAATGGGTGTAACGAAGACGCTGCAAGGCAATTTGGACCCAACGCTGCTACTGGCCCCGTGGGAGAAGCTCGAAGCAAAGGCGAAGGAAATTTTGGATGAGGGCACAAAACAGCCAGGCTTCATTTTCAATCTGGGACACGGTGTATTCCCAGACGCTAAAGTAGAAACGCTGCAACAACTCACGAAGTTCATCCATCGTTACAAAAGGGACATCTAATCAGGAGGGGCGCTTACATGTCAAAGCAGAAGATCGGACTCTTGTTAATGGCGTATGGAACGCCACGCAGTCCTGAACAGATTGAACCATACTATACGCACATTCGCCGTGGTCGTAAGCCACCACAAGAACTGCTCGATGATTTAATGGCGCGTTACGAGGCTGTAGATGGATTGAATCGATTTGCAGACATTACAGATGAGCAGGTGCGCGCGCTCGAGCAGGAAATGAACAAACGTTACCCAGACCGTGAATTTGTAGGGTACCTTGGTTTGAAGCATATCGCTCCGTTTGTCGAAGACGCAGTAGAGCAAATGAAACGCGATGGAATTACGGAAGCGATCAGTCTTGTTCTGGCGCCTCATTATTCCAGCTACAGCGTCAAAGAATACAATGGACGAGCACAAGAGCATTCCGCGGCAATTGGCGGATCTGTCATCCACAGCATTGAGAGCTGGTATCTGGAACCAGGCTTCATCGGATATTGGGCAGACGCTATTCAAGCGACGTTTGCCGCGATGACGGATGAAGAGCGTGGACAAGCAGTCGTAATCTTCTCCGCTCACAGCCTGCCGGAAAAAATCTTGAAGTCAGGTGATCCGTACCCAACGCAATTGGAAGAGACAGCAAAGCTCATTGCCGAGCAAGCAGGGATCACTTCCTATGCAATCGGATGGCAAAGCGCAGGAAATACACCTGATCCGTGGTTGGGACCAGATGTACAGGATTTGACCAGAGAGCTGTACGAAGCAAAAGGCTACCAAGCATTTGTTTACTGTCCGGTCGGATTTGTTGCGGAGCATTTGGAAGTTCTGTTTGATAATGATGTGGAATGCAAAGCGGTTACAGATGAGCTAGGGGTACATTACTATCGTCCAGCGATGCCTAACGCCAGACCTGCGTTCATTTCCTGTCTGGCTGATGCAGTCGGAAAGAAGCTGGCGAATTAGGGGATCGATCATATGAGCGATAATACCTATCATATTACAATTATAGGCGGCGGCATAACAGGGCTGGCCGCTGCTTTTTACTTACAAAAGGAAATCGAAGCAAAAGGCTTGCCCATCCGTTTTCGACTGCTTGAAGAGCAGGGACGACTTGGTGGGAAAATCAAGACATGGCGTCACGAAGGATTTGTCATTGAGCAAGGTCCCGATTCGTTTCTCGAGCGGAAAACAAGCGCGGCTGAGCTGGCTGTAGACTTGGGGCTTGGGGATGATCTCGTTCGCAACAGTACAGGCCAAGCTTATATCTGGCATCAGGATCGCCTGAAGGCTATACCAGAAGGAGCGGTCATGGGTGTACCGACAAAGGTCATGCCTTTTGTCACGACCGATCTCATTTCTTGGCCGGGCAAGCTTCGGGCTGCCTTGGATCTTGTTCTTCCTGCCTCAAAAGGAGACGGCGATATCTCCGTGGGTGACTTTTTTCGGCGTAGGTTAGGTAATGAAGTTATTGATAATCTTATAGCGCCCTTATTGTCCGGTGTCTACTCCGGGGATCTCGACAATCTCAGCTTGCTTGCGAGTTTTCCTCAATTCGCTAAAATGGAAGAGCAGCATCGCAGCTTGATTGTAGCGATGAAGCATTCGCGCCCACAAGCAAAAACGCAGGGAAAGCCAAAAGGCATCTTCCTGACATTGAAAAACGGCTTGCAGTCTTTTGTTGAGGCAATCGAGAAGAGCTTGCCTGAAGAAGTCATCTCGAAGAATACTGGTGTCAAAGAACTGGTGAAACGGCCAGACGGGAAGTACACCTTGGTATTGAAAAATGGAGAAACGGTTGAGACGGATACGGTGCTGTTTACCGTACCACATGCTGTGGCAGAGCCATTGTTCCGTCCGTATGTACAAGTGCCTACCTTGCCACAAGCGAAGCCGCATATGGTGGCAACCATTGCGATGGCATTTCCAGAGTCAGCCATTGATTTAGGGATGGAAGGGACAGGATTTATTGTACCGCGGAATTCTGGCGCAAAAATTACGGCGTGTACGTGGGCGCATCGCAAATGGCCGCATACGACGCCGAAAAACAAAGCCTTGCTGCGTAGCTTTGTGGGGAGAGCAGGAGAGCAATCCTTCATGGAGCAGACGGACGAGGAAATTCTGGAGGTTGTCCTCCGCGATCTGCGCAAGATCATGACGATTCGAGCAGAGCCGGATTTTTATAACGTATCACGCTTGCAAAATGCCATTCCATATGTTGTGGGACATCAGGCTTGGGTGCAGGATGTGAACAATCAATTAAAAGAAAAACTCCCTGGTGTTATCGTGGCAGGTGCGTCGTACAGTGGCGTAGGTGTACCAGATTGTATTGATCAGGGGAAAAAAGCAATAGCAGAATGGATAGCGTCAGTAATACCGGGGAGATAGATAACCCCGGTTTTTCCTTTTTTTTCGGTGCTAAACGGCTCGTCCTGTCCATATAGTATAGGGAAATGTCCTGCACTTGAAAGGAGGAGCACGAATGGCATTACAGGATGGGCAACTCTCTTTTGCCATCAAGGAGACCATTTTCCTCTCATCCGATAGAGCTGGAATAGGTGAATTGCAAGAGCTGGAATTGGTTCCAGATGTGGAGGTGCTGGAAAACGATTCCTACATCTCGATCACGGGTTGCTTGCAATTAGTAGGGAAGTACGAGCCAATCAGGGAAGCCGCAGAAGCAACAGGCGGCGAAGGAGAATCGCTGGTTGAGGCCATGACTTTTACTCCCTTTCGCCAGGAAGCATCGGATCAAGCCTTTTATGGCTGGGAGGAACAGATCGGTCATCGCATTCCGTTGAATATCACCATTCCATTGGATCGGATTACAGAGATCGGCGACATCTACGCGATTGTGGACAGCTTTGACTACAAACTGGAATCACCACATCAAATGCTAATCGATGCCGATCTGAAGATTTTAGGGATAGTCCTTGGGAATCGAAATGAACAAGCAGAGCAGATCGAAACGCAGGCTGCCGGTCCAGACCAAGAAGCATGGGAATACACCTTCGCTGCTGGGGATGATGGGCAAGAATATTCGGAGCAGACGTCCCTCGATGACATTGATCAAAAGCTGAGTGAGCTGGAGGAGGAATTGGAGCGGCAGGCATTGCCAGCATCCTATGAATCAACCGAATCTCCTTCCATGTTCGATACCCCGGCTATTGCTCAATCCAATGAAGATGAATACTACGAGCAATATGGGGATGTACTGGAAGTGGCTCAGCCCGATCCACCAGAATCTTGGGAGACAGCTCCTATTTCGTATGACTTCGATTCCCAACAAACTACTTCGTACGATTCTTCTGACTCCTATTCCGAGCAGCCGGTATTGGCAGATGAGCAAGAACAGATGAGAGAAATAGCCGAAAAAGAACAAGGACATGAGGAGCCAATACTGGCACTACACGATCAACAGGCAATCGGATACCAACCAGTTTCTAATGGACCTACTGGCTCATCAGTCGAAGCAGAGTCACAGGAAGCTGTGCAAGAAGCGGTGGAAGCTAGTGTAGTATCTGAGCCAGAACCTGAGCATGAAGCAGAACCAGTCGTTGCAGAAGCAGTCGTAGCAGAACCAGAGGCTGCCGCGGAAGATGTAGAAGTACGAGTGGCGATTTCAGGGAAACCCTCCAAGGAAGAAAAAAGTAGCGTGAACATTACTTCCATCTTCTCTCAAGCGAGTCGTGCTAAGCAGGAAGCGATGGCGCAGGAGGCGGAATCTTCATCTAGCTCTTCACGATATGGGTCTGCGGCGAATGCCAGCCCTTCTACGGTGGAGGCCATGCAAAATCTCACATCGTTTGTCCGGAAAAAAGAAGAGCGCTCCAGTCAGCTGAAAATGTGCATTATTCAGCGCGATGAGACGTTAGAGCATATTTCACAGCGATACTCCTTGCCAGTTTCCAAAATCGTGGAAGTAAACCGATTAACTTCTGAGCAGCTCGTAGCAGGGCAGATTCTGTACATCCCACAATAGAGGAGTGGGGGACCGTGGATAAAATTGATCTCTCCGAGGTTTGCCAGCAATATCGAGCCCGCGTAATCCGAATTACGCCCCTTGATGATTGCTATTTATTGGAGACAAACCGGGGCCCCAAAGAACTCCACGTTTGGCCGCGTGTAGATGTGATGCGCTGGTCGTTTGCCTGGCGCGAACGACTGGCTCGTCAGGGGTTTCGAGAAGTGGAGCGGTTTATTCGGACGAGAGATACCAAGCCATTTTTGATTTTGGGCAAACGCGGTGTTACCATGACGGACCACCACAGACAAATCGAAGACTATCAGCCTGGCCAGGACACTGCGAGGCAATGCGGACGGGTGATCGCGATGATGCATCAGTCTCAGCAGGAGAGTCCTTTACTGTCCGGAAGTGATTTGCTCAAGCAGGAAAAGCAGCAAGTAGAAGAAAAAGGAAGACGTGCCAAAGAGCTGGTCGAATCATTTCGAGCCAAATATGAGAGGAATTCTAAGGAAAATCGTTGGGTTTCGGAACTCATGACCCCTATGCTGCAAAGAATGGACCGTTCCGCTACGATGCTGGCCCATGAGCGAATTACCACGGAGGCAGTCGCTGTATCCCATCGGGACCTTTTGCGTAACAACTGGGGATTGATAAACGGGAAGCTGTACTTGAGAGGCTTCTTCAGACCGGTCATATCAGTCCAGCAACGCGACGTTGCCACCTTTTTGCGCGATCATTTTTTAACCCATAAGGATTTGAAGCAGATAGACGCTTTTTTTGACGGCTATGAAGAAATCAAGCCCCTTACCTATGGAAATTATTCGTTGATA
The window above is part of the Brevibacillus brevis NBRC 100599 genome. Proteins encoded here:
- a CDS encoding phosphotransferase; this translates as MDKIDLSEVCQQYRARVIRITPLDDCYLLETNRGPKELHVWPRVDVMRWSFAWRERLARQGFREVERFIRTRDTKPFLILGKRGVTMTDHHRQIEDYQPGQDTARQCGRVIAMMHQSQQESPLLSGSDLLKQEKQQVEEKGRRAKELVESFRAKYERNSKENRWVSELMTPMLQRMDRSATMLAHERITTEAVAVSHRDLLRNNWGLINGKLYLRGFFRPVISVQQRDVATFLRDHFLTHKDLKQIDAFFDGYEEIKPLTYGNYSLILAFMARPRELYRGIESYVKRVSLNQEASIAGIEHALQSQQSVDLLLRHIAERAERSRREGVYESV